From the genome of Schaalia odontolytica:
ATTACGACGCGCGAATGGGCGCAGGCCCACCCCGATGCGGCACGCGCGGTCGTGTCCGCAACCACCGAGGCGATGAACGCGATCGCGGCCGATCCCCAGGTTGCGATTGACGCGACGGCAAAGTGGGATACGACGCTCAGCGACGAGACGTCTCTGGCCGCAGCCAATGCTGTACTCGCTGCGACCGTTCCTCTGTGGCTTGGAGACGATGCCCACGCTGACGGCATGCAGGACTTTGCTACGTGGTCTTCCATGGTGTCGTTCCTGACGTCGATTGGGGTCCTCGAAGGAGACGTCGATCCGACCGTCATCGTGACCAACGAGTACGCGAGCACAGCTGATGCCGCGTCGCCTCAGTCCTAAACGGTGCGCCGTATGCCCGGGACGCGTGCGTTTCGCGTAGGGTAGGCGGGTGAGTACCGCTGTCAACGCTAACGTGCGCGTCCTCGAGCTTTTTGTGGAGCTCCTGGGCGCGCGTCCCGGGCGCACGAAGGCGCAATTGCGTGCTCTTCCCGGATATCAGGGGCTCGCGGACGATGCCTTTGAAACGCAGTTTCAACGAGACAAAGATGCGCTGCGTGACGCTGGTGCCCACATGACGATTCACTCGGGGGAGCGTTACAGCATCGCCTGGGATTCTTTTGCGCCCGGCATCGAAGTGATGAGTACCGACCGAGCGCTCATGTCGCTGGCCGCACGCGCGTGGGATAGCAGCGAATTTTTCGCCGACGCGATCGATGCGAAGGCAGCCGCAGCTTCCTCCGACGACGTTCCTGCTCCGACAATTCGCCTGGGTCTCACCGGCCTCGGGGCAGCCACCGTGTTGTCGCAGGCAATTCGCGAGCGGCGCGTGGTGTGCTTCGAATACCCAGGGTCGCACGAGCTCACTGAGCGCTCCGTCGAGCCGTGGGCCCTGTCGGTCCAGGGCCGCGCCTTATACCTATGGGGATGGGACCTCGATCGCGGCAGCGAGCGTACATTCCGTGTGTCGCGCATTCGCTCCCAGATTTCATTCATCGGGGAGCCTGGAGATGCATCGCTCCCGCCCGAAGGAGCAGCGTTTCCGCGTGTGTCATCGTTCGTCTCTCCCGTCGTCGACGTGCGTGGGGACTGCACTGCACGCACGCTTCTCCATGGTTACGAGGCCGGGGCAGCATCTGAGGAGCACGGTTCGCCTCGGCATGGCTGGGAGCGCGTCGCACTCGAAGGCGCAGAATTGGGAACGTGGATGGGTCGTCTTCTTCCCCTGGCATCTGACGTGGTCGTCGTCGCGCCCGAGTCCCTGCGCGACGCGATGGTGATGCGCCTGCGCGCGGCTGCCAAGTGGGGTGAGCACGATGCCTGAGAACGTACAGTTGGCCGTTGTCCGCCTCGCTTCGATGGTGGCGTGGATGAGTGAGCACCCGGGCGCGAGCGTCGATGAGATCGCTGCGCATTTCCATCGAACTCGCCGACAGGTGCGTCGTGATATCGAGTATCTAGCGTCCGTTGGAGATTCACTGCCCGGCGCGTCTTTCGAGGTCGATTGGGAGCTCTACGAACACGAACAGCGCGTGTCACTACGCTCGACGCTGGGCGCCTCGGCACCGCTGCGCCTGTCCACGCTAGAGGCGCAGGCTCTGCTCATCGGGCTGTCTGCGATCACCCCGCTGCTTGGCACGGATCTTGCCGCTCATGTTCCGCATGCCGCCCTCGTCGTCTGCGCGCTCGGGGGTCTGAAAGAGGCCGACGCCGAACAGCACGTGGAGGCGATTCCGTCTCTGGCCTCGTCGAGCGAGAGCCTCGAAAGTCTGCGCGATGCCCTCCTGCGCGAAGAACGAGTGTCTTTCACCTACGTGTCCGCTTCTGGCGTTCGCACGCGCCGCATCGTCGACCCGTGGTCGCTCGAGGCGAGCGCGAGCGGCTGGCTGCTGCGCGGCTGGTGCACTCGCGCGGGGGAGGCTCGCAGCTTCGCGGTCGTGTCGATCAGCGACGTGCGTGGCGAGGGCCCGCGCGTCGAAGAACCGCGGCGCGTGCGTCATGACGCACCCACCTGGACGCTCGACATCGATCGCGATGCCCGGTGGATCGCCGACGAATACGACGGTCACATCATCGCCGAGCTGGACGGCGGGGGAGCGCGCATCACCCTGCCCGTCTGGAACGAACAGTGGGGCCTGAGCCTCCTCATCGACATTGCCCCACACCTGCGCGCAGCAACACCTGACATGCGCGACGAAGCCGCACGCCATGCGCGCTCAGTTTTGTCGATCTGGAGCCGAGAGGATGCATCGTGAGCCCCAAACGACGTCGACACCGCACCCGGGATGCTGAGAACGTCACCCAGCGCGAGGAGGAAGTCGGTCTCGGCGTGGGCAGTGCAGCCCAGCGCTACGCAGCGTACAAGGCCGAGGCGATGGCCGCC
Proteins encoded in this window:
- a CDS encoding helix-turn-helix transcriptional regulator, with the translated sequence MSTAVNANVRVLELFVELLGARPGRTKAQLRALPGYQGLADDAFETQFQRDKDALRDAGAHMTIHSGERYSIAWDSFAPGIEVMSTDRALMSLAARAWDSSEFFADAIDAKAAAASSDDVPAPTIRLGLTGLGAATVLSQAIRERRVVCFEYPGSHELTERSVEPWALSVQGRALYLWGWDLDRGSERTFRVSRIRSQISFIGEPGDASLPPEGAAFPRVSSFVSPVVDVRGDCTARTLLHGYEAGAASEEHGSPRHGWERVALEGAELGTWMGRLLPLASDVVVVAPESLRDAMVMRLRAAAKWGEHDA
- a CDS encoding helix-turn-helix transcriptional regulator, coding for MPENVQLAVVRLASMVAWMSEHPGASVDEIAAHFHRTRRQVRRDIEYLASVGDSLPGASFEVDWELYEHEQRVSLRSTLGASAPLRLSTLEAQALLIGLSAITPLLGTDLAAHVPHAALVVCALGGLKEADAEQHVEAIPSLASSSESLESLRDALLREERVSFTYVSASGVRTRRIVDPWSLEASASGWLLRGWCTRAGEARSFAVVSISDVRGEGPRVEEPRRVRHDAPTWTLDIDRDARWIADEYDGHIIAELDGGGARITLPVWNEQWGLSLLIDIAPHLRAATPDMRDEAARHARSVLSIWSREDAS